TAAAATGGTTATACTTAGAATTTAATTTACTTTCAGCAAATTCCCCAAATGGCCCAAATAATTACACCAAATGGACAAATTCAACAGGTTCAAATTGCTAATTTGCCACAACTTCAAAGTTTACAggtgattataaaataaaacgatttatcatattataataaaatatatatttctatttaaacaTTATGGTGTTCCAGAGTCAACAGGTGACACAGGTGGCTCAGCAAGTTGCTCAGCAGCAGGCACAACAACAAACTCAACCACAAGTAGTACAATCTgtacaacagcaacagcagcaacaagcTGCACAAGCTCAAgtacaacagcaacaacagcaacaagtgCAGCAAGTTGTTCAACAGGTTatacaacaacagcagcagcagcaacaagttCAACAAGCGCAACAACAATCTTCTGCACCGTCATCAACTGTAGCAACTTGGAGTACAACTGTAACAACTCCAAGCAATGTTCAGGTAAAGAGCAGAATAAACAATCgatcaattattaaataaattgttgAATGTGggcttcgaatattcgaacatttatAGGTACTTGGAATTGGTGCACTTGGGAGACCAGTTGCGGCAAGTGGTAATGTAATCACTACAAAGGACGGGCAAAAAATTGATGTACAAACATTATCAGCTTTAGCGAGACCACCAGAGTCAGTTGAAGGTGATATAAAAGTAACCAGTATTGATGCCAGGCAATTAGCTAGTGGTCAAGTTATACATATTCCTGCGGCTCAATCAGCACAGCCTACTGTACAGCCCATCACGATTACAGGTATATTATATCAATGGTTGCACGCTTTTACGATATTATATCTCTTGAAAATAGATGCaagaatatttctattaattcgtatcttttttttttattttttcataaaagaaGTAGACTAATACGTGCATGTATATTTTATAGGAACACAAGCGCAACAGTTAACTCTAATTCCTGCATCCGCATTAGCAAATTTAACCGCTCAACAAGGCAATATGATGAGAGGCGTTGGTAGCGGGAGTATAATGCAGATTCAGCCTGCCGCCGGAATGAACGCGGCAAATGGTTTCCTTCAATCAATACCTGTGCAAAATATCCCAGGTCTGGGTAACGTGCAAGTCATACCTGCTAGCGCACTTCAGCCTGCCACTGTTCAGACTTTGCCTACTGCAGCAGCTACACCTATTGTAGCTGCTCCAACGGTGCAATTAGACTCTAACGATCCAACGAAATGGCAAATTCTGCAAACTCTTCAGGCAAACGGCACATTAACAACGCCCACTCCTACATCGCATCAGCATCAAATAACCACCGCAGCGTCCACAAATATGGATACAGACTCTAATAAGCAACACCGAAGAAGAGTTGCTTGCACGTGTCCAAATTGTGGCGATGGTGATAGGTGGGGAACGTTTTAGTAAGAAATTCCTTCATTCAGCGTTCTCATGAATAtactttataattaaatttctcgtaTAGGAATAGAGACTTGACTAGGAAGCGGCAACACGTTTGCCACATAGCTGGATGCAATAAAGTATATGGAAAAACAAGTCATCTACGAGCTCATTTGAGgtggcacaccggagaacggcCATTTGTTTGTAGTTGGatattttgtggtaagaaaTTCACTAGATCGGATGAGCTTCAGAGGCATCGTAGAACCCACACTGGAGAGAAAAGATTCCAATGTCCTGAGTGTACAAAAAAGTTCATGCGATCAGACCATTTAACAAAGCATATAAAGACACATACGAAGATTCGAAGTACGGTAAGAAAAGTTGTGGTCCGAATGGGACTAATTCCTCTAAAGCAAAGTTAGAAATACGAGAAAGGACTAATtgtggaatttattttaatcatttCCTTTATATTGTAGGAAGCAGCTACTTCCACGCAGGAAGGTTCTTCCGACAGTCAATCTTCCAcggaagaaaaaattattattgccctCCATAAAGATACGGAGCAATCTGATATCGTTATTACTGAGCAAATAGACGAAATAAAGACGCAACCAACGAATCATGtaacaaacgaataaaataaaatcattcGTGCCGCGTGGGTTCCTTTGTCTTTGAAGGTTTACATAAAACCgttgattaattaattaattggttggttggttgttaTGTTAACAACATCGATGAAAGATAAAATTTGTCAATAACCATAACTTTATATTGTTTAACGGTGGTTTGTAAAGATTATCGCAATTATTTTCTGCGATAAAGcaaagacgagagagagagaaagaaagaagaaactttttaCAGGGATTATCGTAATTCATAGTGCATATAATCTATTTTTgtattgaaaagaaattttgtaaatatgtatataatgtaTATTAATGTAAAAACTTTTGCACAAAATGAATTTTACACTTATAAACGGTTTTTGATATTACGATTCGTAGAAATGGTTGTCTTTCACCTTATTGTAGTGAAACTTACGGCACGTAGGGACAATAATATGTTACAAATCTTTTCAGGTATAACATTTAAATAGAATAATATAAAGAATAAACAGAAGAAAGGTAAGATTGTTTTACTTTTAGTTCGcgtaaaaaaaacattaaaaacttTTTTGAAACAGCCTTGTACCACCTACATGCGTATGTTATTGTATGTTAATTACATCGTTTATCAAAATGGCACTGTTTCATGAACTAACACGTGTTTCATACTTCTCGCGCCTTTTTCCACACATTTCCAACACAATGTGTAAATATTGGTTTTTATAGTTCAAGCAAGAGATTTTTCATATGCTATAAAAATAGTTTACACATTTCCAAATACTCGATTTCCTTCAGAAATCAACAGAATCATTTGTCATTTCATTAATCTTTCAATAAATCAAAAAGTAGAAGAATTAATGCATTATTTTTTACCGCCGaagttgaaatttaatttctgagGTGCTTAAATAACTGGCGgcaaaatatagaaaaagaaaaatactataataaaaaattcacattaatTACGTTAGGGATCTGatatttcaaaaatgaaatagtTCTGACATAGAAAATAATTCATTAGccgaattaattatttcaaacaatGTTGTTGCTATGGCGTTCAAGATTTAATGTCAAACGTTTGAAAACAGATAtatgtacgtttctccgatgGAATGCGAGGATACAGATCCAATTCTTATAACCAATTGCAAGACAGTTACAAGAGAAAAGTACCGTTCTCGTTTCACTGCACGATTTTAAGGCCTCCCAGGTGTGGTATGTATTCAGGTGCACTTGACGTATGCATGTTCGATCGGATGTGACTCGTCAATGCCATAAACAAACGACGGACTATTGTCGGGATGTGCATGAACACTGTCGTCCGTACGAGTACCGGGTCTGCGTCAACTTACACTTGCAAGTGTATTTGAAACGTTCGTtatcttcgaaaattttggaatGTCGTGGAATACGTTTATTCACAGTGAATTAAAAACGGACACAAAGTGCGGTAGTTTCAAAGACCATCCCGCCGTGGGAAGAGAATCTGCTTGTCAGTTTTAGGTAAATAATTTATGCAACTTATATTGTTTTCTCTATGTATCTATCAAAATCCTGAGACATTTTAATATAAACATAGAAGATCCGGTAGaacgtggaaattatttttgtgcTAACCTAATTGTAGCTTTTCTCTGTAGGAGGTCTAATCTTATCTTTTAAAATATACTTCAGCCATTATACCGTTTACCACCCACGATTCCAGTTAAAACTACTAAGATTGCATTGTGTTTTCTTAAATTAATCGATTAATTGTTTTTATTAGGAGCactaaatacttttgtaaaaacTTTGAACGAGAATGCCTGCaccacctcctccaccacctcctgtTTTCAATGCATCGAGTTCCAGTACTGGAGATCAGGATAGAACTTTACTTCTTCAATCGATTAGAGCTGGAAAAACCTTAAAGAAAACTGTGACTGTAGATAAGAGCCTGCCTGCAGTTAGTGGTATGTTATAAAGAATGTTTGTCACTTTATAACTTTGCATCGATAATATCTTTTTTCTAGGTAGAATAAAAGGAGAACCAGGAAATTCCTCTTCCTCTAATAACAGAGAAAATAATAGTTCTAATGTAGTAACCAGTGGCATTAATAATACAAGTAATGGAGGACCCATAGGATTAGGTGGATTATTCTCTAGTGGTATGCCAAAATTGAAGCCTATAGGAATTAGGCCATCTTCGAGTGAAAAGGACACCtgtaatgtaaataatacaaatttcactCAATCCACTACACCTAGTATAAAACGAGGTCCACCTCCAGTTCCACCACCAGCTTCACAAAAGCCACAAATGTTTGTTCAGGTATAGACATCAGAAGGTAgatattaaatacattttaaaataataatttacattctAGAAAGCTAACTCGACACAGGGACATAGCACTACAGATTCTGTGAGTTCCATTACTGAAGTGCCCAAGGGATTTGGGAAACCAACTCTTGCACCTAAGCCACCTACAACCCCATCAACTGCACTGCACAAGCCATCACCACCTCCTAAGAAATTAAACTTGACTACTGGAACAAGTGTATCGAGAGCACAAAGTATGCGGTTGCTTAGATCACCACCTGTGCTTGCACCGACCCCACCATCTCTTCATCAATCACAAGATTGCTTGAATGAAACTCAACCAAGGCCGACGAATAGAGTTCTTAGACCTCCAGTTGCGAAACCACCCTCTCCTCCTACTTCCCGAGTGAATAGCTCGACTACCATAGCAACAAGGgcagcaccaccaccaccttctAGAGTCACAGTTAGTGCTCCGTGTATACCGCCTCCACCTCCGCCACTTCCACATCGTCCTGCTCCCACTCATCAGAGACTGGctccaccgccgccgcctccaCCAACTCCTCCTACAAGGAGTTCCTCGATGCGCAATGGACAAAGTATGAACAGCTTAGACCTAGAGGTACGATTCGCGGACACGTTTCATTCTATTGCGAATTTTCCACCGCCGGAGCAGTTCAAAGGATTCGCAAAAGTCTACAGCAGCAGAAACGGTGAGAACGACGTGCTTGAACATCAATCGCATTCTTTCTTAAACTTTACTATTAGACGGTACACTTTTGAATTGTTTCTGTAAGTTTTATTTGGTATGAGAGAGTCCTGCATATTTgcaattctaaaaatataaaacaaggcTTATTCACTGCTTCTCATGTGATTTAACAGAGGATGAGTCACCATGCTAGAATCTTGCATGTTTTTCCTGCCTGAAGGATTAATCATTCTCACTCGATTTCATGCATGAATGACACAATTTGTTTTGTCTGTCAATTATGACATTGAAGTGTAAATTTGCATCGCACAAAGTGAAAATCAAAAATAAAGGTATACAACACTTGACACTTCTGACTgagtatattcaaatatttatataatggtGATTGTATACATAACAATGTTCCCTAATTCTTTGATAACTCAATCAATTTAATTGCTTACTTTGCTTTATCATGCACTGCAATACATCAAAAGATTAGGAGTGATAACCCTTTCAATGTTGAttacaataattttgtatttgttatgtgtatttgaaaagaattaaaaagagcataaaatttacaaaataatggtcgtatgtgaattttttgtgtaaatttatcATTTACTGGTCAAAATCAAAACCATTCATTTTTGTGGGTAATATTTTATAGAAAGCATTCTTATATAAGTCGAAAATATGACAGGAATACTAGTCGCAATATATTTCCAATATTTACATTCAAAGTCAAAGCTACACTAATGCTCTCTATAGTGTAAAAATATCTCGGATTCTTCCTTTATCATAGGTTGATATTGATGATATACTTTCTTAAAAGAACATAAACACGTTTTAAAACTTGGGTTGGGAAATGATGTGTTTATACTGTCACTGGCTCAAGAATTTAATACTCTAGAGTATTGATACGACGTATGGATTTAACGTTGAAAGGGTTAATGAAGTTCATATTTGGAACTACTGATATTAGATGCATACATAAATATCTAAGCTAAATCAGTCATTTTTGGGTATTGATATTAATCATTTGAGTTGTCTAATGTACTGATCTTCAAGATCCACCTGCATGCTATAGGACTCATAGTGATCGCTcgataatggtatgtgtaattgaaATGTACAATCCTCAAGAGGAAAGTAAtggaaatatttgaacattccAGCGGCAAAACAACAGGCTCCTGCACCACCTATGCAAACGTCTTCTATATCCAATACAATGGTACCATTAAATACGACATCTGGGGGTTAACTGTGGCAATATAATGCAATTTCTTTGGCacattaaacattttcaaataatctgttttatttattacgttacacgttagtttTAATAACTTTCTGAGCATTAATACAACGAAATGGAAGGTTAAATAAATGATGACTTCAAACAAAGAAAAGTACTGAAAAAGAAGtattaaaatgattaattattataaattatgaacattttatttgattaaaataaataaaatgttaattttaatttcattcattTTCTCGTTAATCATTGCTGTGGTACAAACAGCATTAAATTATAACACGTTGGTTTCTACAACCATgtatattgaaattaaaatctatACAAAATATTAGTATGGTTTTTCTAGATAATAATGAAAAACTGCAATAATAAATACGCGACTAAttaattatgtatatttatcaatGTAATCTTctaacaattttataaaaagaCAAAAtgttatatacttttatttataacaacgattttttattatttactaatGTACAATATTAAATATCAGAATTCTTTAGGTATAGTTATTGTATCTGGCAGTCAAACGATGTGATACTTTCCTAATCCTACTTGTCGTGAATTCATCAAGACTCAGTCTATCTCGTAGATTTTGTGTTGacaatgaaatatatattataaacaatAATTCTTAATGCACtcagttttatttaaaataggcAGTATAATGTTTTCGCGGTGGTCGATAAATATCTACATCGATGAACAAATCAAAAGGCACATTGTCCCAAAATGAAGAAGCAAACGTGTCTCAGTGaacgtttgtattttttttttttttttttcatttatttaaatcaaTGGAAATATTTATGTCGGTAACTTAATACGGGACAATGTAAAGTGACAGAACGATTAAATTAAAACGATCTTTACATTTCAAGTTCTCTTTCAACGATCTTACGGTATTCGTCAAATCCTCCCTCGATGCACCGAACGGAACCTTCTCCGCATACCCAGAGTTCAGTGCACACCATACGAATTAACCTTTCGTCGTGCGAAACTAATATTACACCAGCctgaaaaattattacaaataaatcgATACACCTGTCATAAATTTTATGATATGATTCaagaattaaaatttacttGGCAGGTATTCAATGCTTTTCCTAATGCTTCGATTGACTCAATATCAAGATGATTCGTGGGTTCATCAAGCACTAAAAAGTTGGGCATAGCAGCGCACATTAGCGCGAAGGCAACTCTAGACTTTTGTCCACCAGACAGAGAACTTATAGTTTGTAAGGCTAAATTACCACTTATTCCAAAACTTCCAAGCATTCTCCTATATTCCTCAATAGGTTTACCTGGAACATTGAACTAAACTTGTACTATGCTCACTTAGATATCACTGAAAGAACGTTCTTTGATTTTGTTCATACCTGGAAAGTGATTTTGTAACAACTCGACCGGACATACACGCATATCCAGTTGATCGACATGATGCTGACTAAAGTATCCAAACTTCAAATTTCGATGGACATGTACGGTACCCTTCGTTGGACTCAAAGTAccagttattatttttaaaagcgtTGTTTTACCTGCACCATTCTCTCCTACAATACAAATGCGAGATTGCAAGCTGCCGGTAAGATTTACTCCAGTGAATATCACATTATCACTTCCTCCAGTGTAACTGAAGGACACTTCATTGAGTTGCAATATTGGTGGGCTTAATTGTTCGACGTCTGGAAACCGAAGTGTTACTTCTCCCTCTTTTTCCATTGGTTTTAATTCTGGCCTAGTAAAGcgataacaatatttttaatgcGTTGTTCAAAACTTCATTTATTTGATGCCGTACTGACGATATCATGGTGATATTGTACTTACAGCTTCtccaacatttttattttactctgTACACTCGAAGCACGATTGGCATTGTATCGGAACCGATCAATAAACTCCTGCACGTGAGCTCTTTTTGCTTGTTGAGCTTCGTATTCTCTCTGCTGGTTCCTTTCGCGTTCTCCTTTGGTCTTCGCGAACTGTTCGTAATTACCACGATATGCCTCTATTTTTTGAGCTCGTAAGTATAATATATCCGTGGGAACCTGTTAATATACTAAGCATATTATTAAGTACTTCACAAACgatagatatttaaaaaaatagatttattttaatactATACCGTATCCAAAAAGTTTCGATCATGTGAAACTACAAGTAACGTGGTTGGCCaagattgtaaatatttttccaaccaaAGTATCGCTTTGATATCAAGCATATTTGTAGGTTCATCGAGTAACAGTAAATTCGGCCTAGAGAATAGCGCCCGCGCTAATGCAAGTCTCATCCGCCAACCACCGGAAAAAGATTTAGTTGGCCACGATTGTCTTACAACAGAAAACCCGAGTCCTGATAATATAGCACTTGCTCTAGCAGGTGCTTTATCTACTTCAGCTAATTGCATTGCTTCGTACACTCTGTGTAATTCTTCACCTAACGTATCTCCTGCTTTGCCACCATCTTTTTCTATTGTTGCTTGCAACTCTGCTTCTTTACTGAGTAACATACTTCGCTCTTGATCACACTCTAATACAGACTCAAGGGCAGAAGTATCATTGCCAGCAACTTCCTGTTCTACATGTAGCACTCTTATGTGAGAAGGTATTCTCAATTGTTTgctgtaataattataatataataatataacgtAAAAGTTATATTACAGATAGAATAAATAACATAAGAGATAAATAAAGTCTCATTAATATCTAGAAAACTGTTAGGAAAAGGTACATTTTAGTACCTAGATATCATTCTCAACAAAGTGGTTTTACCAAGTCCATTTCTGCCAATAAGGCCATAGCGTCTACCAAACGCAAGTGTTAAATCAGCTCCTTGCAATAAAATTCTATCTCCATACGCTACATCAAAATTCTCTATTTTAATATCTTGAGTTTTATTTACACCACCCTTGGTTTCCATTCTACTGTCTTTTTTACTTGTCATTTGACTTGCACTTGCTGCTTCTATACTATGATTTGTGGTATTAACACGTCCAGCTGACTCTGTGTTAACTCGTTTTTCCTGTTTCTGTTGTAACTTTGCCTCTGCTTTTTCCAATTTCTTAGCATCCactttctattaaataatgtaaatacaaTTATATAAGTAACAAGatattctttaaaattaatttaataataaaataaatgctTACCATGCCATCATCCCTTGTGGTGACCCATATACTTTTTATTTGTTCTACTTGAGCCTCCAAAGTAGCAGCCATAGTACCCAAATGAACAGGCGCATTTAACACTTTATTCACtccattttttttcctttcaacgCTTTCGTCGTTTGAACCGCCTTTCAACATTTCCAGTAACTTCACGCATATTTGTCTAATGTAAGAAATAGTTCCAGATTCGATATTTAGTTATAAAAGTATTGGCTGAACCACGACAACAATGAATTAAACGACATCGATACGATATAATCGATAATAACGTAAAAATGACAAGTGTGAACACGTTTACAGACCTAACCTCATTCTCTGGTTTCTCGGCGACCTCGTGCAATACTTCTCCTATCGCTTCGTACACTTCGTCGCCATCCTCGAAGTCATCTTTCGAACTGTCTAAAATACCTTTGCACAAAACAAATATCGCACATTCGATTTCAATGATACGAAGCAAAAAGTTTTATGATTTATAGGTTAGGTGTCTTCGAAATATACCTTCCACATATTGATACAAATCATCGTCTATTGTAGGAAATTGACTGCGAATATATTCCCCACAGACTGCCATGCCAGTTAACACGTTCAACGAGAATGTCGAAGAGAATTTGCTCCGAACGGTACACGAAAAGACACGCTTGACAGAACGGACGTCAAAATTCTCTCAGACACTGTGAACACATGTTTACCAGTGTGGCCAGATGAAGCATTGCGACTCACCCAGCGTCATATGAAGTTCCCCCACCACTACACACACTAAGTAGAAGCAGTGAATCTGTGAATTCGGCACTTCGGATAGTATCGGTCATTCGAGGAAGAAAGCGAGTGTAaagttttctttctcgttcctaAAAGATCTAAAGTCCAATTTGCGGACAGACAGTTTGACTGACTGATTAACTATGATTTAAGTTTGAAGACAGAACATTACTCCACGATTCATATAGCGCATGAAATTACTGTAATGAAGAAAaatgtcaacaaattttttttatgaaaaaacacATATTAAGACCTCCTGATCATGTTTTGCctgttaaaaaaaatgttgtgTTGAATGTTATTAACATGATTACATTAAAATGTTTGAatggatttcaatgaaattttatatttttgcttTAAGATCTGATTAGATTTTGGGTGTAATCCATCTatggataataataattacttctTGTAGCTTGTTGATTATTTCAATATATGCGCGTTGTTTTACAAATGAATAAAAAGTTTTAATTAAatcttaaagaaaattaaattatatataaaaatattaaataaatcgatTAAAATGAAGAGAAGACTTTAGTCATTCAAaaacattttgttgaaatataatCTGAACAGGAGAACTAATTATTGTAGAAATAGACTAATAATAATGGAAAACACGGGAAGACGGTAGTCCCTTCTATCcagagagaaatataaaaatataacataGCAACATAAGGTGTACCGAATCGTTTAAATGATATATAAAGAAACTCATTGAATAACAAAAAGCTTGTAAATATTTCAATCCATTTCGATTGATGTACTAAGGAACTATAGGAATGAACTAATGATACAATGATATTGTTTACTTTTCTGTCTAGATGGAAGACATCATCACCTTATTGTGGTTTCTATCGAGCGGTAACATGAacgttttttaataattattactttataAAACTCAGCTTTATAgaatttaaaatgtaaaattcaaatataaaatttttttgaaattcatttcgccgtttttaTGTAATCATATTAACAACATtcaaaacaaaattatattttaataggcAAAATGCGATGAGGAAGTTCTAAAATGTGTTTTTccgtaaaaaaatttgttttatagaatttttcttCATTACAATAATTTCTTACGCTATATGAATCTTGGGGCAATGTTCTGTCTCCAAACTTAAACCACGGTTAATGAGTCAGTCAAACTGTCTGTCCTCAAATTGGACTTTAGATCTTtcaagaacgagagagaaaacttCAACTCGCCTTCTTTCTCGAATCACCGATGCTGCTGAAATGCCGAGCTCACGGATGCACGGCTTCTGCATGTGTATAGTAGTGGGGGAACTTCAATATGGCGCTGGGTGAGTCGCGATACTTCATCTGACCACACTGATGTTTACGCCATTTTGGAACACAGTGCAGCTGTCGAGACGTTGGTCCAGATGGATTAATTGGAATTTAAACGAATTTTTGAAATGTACAATCTGTGTATGGTTTTGCGTACAATTTTGTTAAGATCACTCGTTCGCGTCAATATCTCATGAAATTTCTTTGCGATGCACGCGTTTTCGTTTTTGACCAGAAATTCAACGGCTAAGTAGCCATTTTGAAGCTGTCAAAAGCGATTCTTACTATTTGATTGTGTGCGCGGTACGTTCTTTCGTGTTCTGACATTTGGTGTTGAGTACCGTTCGACTTTTATATTGTGAGTCACTCGTCAGAGAACGAGTAAACATAATCGTAAATATTGAAAAGCTTTGAATCTAAACTTTAAATGTATAACGAGAAATCAACACCGTACCAAGGAAGAGATTACACAGAGAGCTAAAAGCACTGTGAATTTTTACGACACAGCATCAAGTTAATCTTTAACAATTCTTTTATAATACTGACGGGTTTGTTTAAGTTCCTTTTAATCGCTTTAAAAACAGAACATAGTTTCTAGTGCAGTTGTATTCAAAATAGAGAAAATGGCGACTGATATTCAAGAATCGGACACTGATTATCATGAAAGACCCGCTTCACCGAAAAGACAATGCACGCAATTTGTTAAGGTCAATGAATCATTTCGGGATACggtaattgtataatatatattataagtaTAAAGTATGTGCTAATAAACTATCtttcattcaatttttcaatttgtgtACATGTACTATTTAAAAAGTCTCTGCAGAATGATATTCAACTGGATTACCTATTCATAGGAAGAGAGTTCAAATGAGAAAGAAGACACTGCACAACATACAGATAATATTGAATATGATGATGCAGAAACATGTGAAATAGAAAAGTTGAGAATGTGGCAGGAATGTCAAGTGTCAAGCGGATATATGGATAATTTTATCAACAGAGTTTTAGAGCACCATATGAAGAAAACATCCCCCTTTGATAATTTCAGAGAATCTACTCTTCAAATGGTCAGAGTATGGAGTAACATGGACGAcagtgcagttctgatggcaaTTCGTAATCACGGTTTAGTTCCAATTGCAGAAATGGTTTCTTTGGATGAACATTGTTCCAGCCCATCTAATTATGTTCAAGGTGTTGGAAATTCTGTAGCTACTACATCTGCAGATTCTTTGAGACTAAATAATTCAACAGA
This window of the Ptiloglossa arizonensis isolate GNS036 chromosome 5, iyPtiAriz1_principal, whole genome shotgun sequence genome carries:
- the LOC143146689 gene encoding uncharacterized protein LOC143146689, with the translated sequence MKRSIDGRNITQEEMEDHDPLQVQQQQQDEAEQQQLEQQTAQPQIRFLSANVLQQLQQQQDVQQQAQQQQQPQVITLQQLQNFVPLQTQQPQHDQQRTQTISVQSLPQQFLQGAQLISTQAQAALQQQQQQTQQQQAQQQPQQQQPQQQLSYSVIPQMQTVNIDGQEALFIPSSAMSAAGGHHQTQPTMQFATASGQQVQLASQQVQLANGQTIITPQPVSLIRAPNVFPTSIIQNITGQTVQLPSGQSVQVRPLQFPMQHVQQTVPVQVPVTASNGQTIYQTVHFPVQALSSVFNVPATQMIPQITQQIPQMAQIITPNGQIQQVQIANLPQLQSLQSQQVTQVAQQVAQQQAQQQTQPQVVQSVQQQQQQQAAQAQVQQQQQQQVQQVVQQVIQQQQQQQQVQQAQQQSSAPSSTVATWSTTVTTPSNVQVLGIGALGRPVAASGNVITTKDGQKIDVQTLSALARPPESVEGDIKVTSIDARQLASGQVIHIPAAQSAQPTVQPITITGTQAQQLTLIPASALANLTAQQGNMMRGVGSGSIMQIQPAAGMNAANGFLQSIPVQNIPGLGNVQVIPASALQPATVQTLPTAAATPIVAAPTVQLDSNDPTKWQILQTLQANGTLTTPTPTSHQHQITTAASTNMDTDSNKQHRRRVACTCPNCGDGDRNRDLTRKRQHVCHIAGCNKVYGKTSHLRAHLRWHTGERPFVCSWIFCGKKFTRSDELQRHRRTHTGEKRFQCPECTKKFMRSDHLTKHIKTHTKIRSTEAATSTQEGSSDSQSSTEEKIIIALHKDTEQSDIVITEQIDEIKTQPTNHVTNE
- the LOC143147026 gene encoding uncharacterized protein LOC143147026, whose translation is MPAPPPPPPPVFNASSSSTGDQDRTLLLQSIRAGKTLKKTVTVDKSLPAVSGRIKGEPGNSSSSNNRENNSSNVVTSGINNTSNGGPIGLGGLFSSGMPKLKPIGIRPSSSEKDTCNVNNTNFTQSTTPSIKRGPPPVPPPASQKPQMFVQKANSTQGHSTTDSVSSITEVPKGFGKPTLAPKPPTTPSTALHKPSPPPKKLNLTTGTSVSRAQSMRLLRSPPVLAPTPPSLHQSQDCLNETQPRPTNRVLRPPVAKPPSPPTSRVNSSTTIATRAAPPPPSRVTVSAPCIPPPPPPLPHRPAPTHQRLAPPPPPPPTPPTRSSSMRNGQSMNSLDLEVRFADTFHSIANFPPPEQFKGFAKVYSSRNAAKQQAPAPPMQTSSISNTMVPLNTTSGG
- the LOC143147025 gene encoding ATP-binding cassette sub-family F member 3 isoform X1 encodes the protein MAVCGEYIRSQFPTIDDDLYQYVEGILDSSKDDFEDGDEVYEAIGEVLHEVAEKPENEVRQICVKLLEMLKGGSNDESVERKKNGVNKVLNAPVHLGTMAATLEAQVEQIKSIWVTTRDDGMKVDAKKLEKAEAKLQQKQEKRVNTESAGRVNTTNHSIEAASASQMTSKKDSRMETKGGVNKTQDIKIENFDVAYGDRILLQGADLTLAFGRRYGLIGRNGLGKTTLLRMISSKQLRIPSHIRVLHVEQEVAGNDTSALESVLECDQERSMLLSKEAELQATIEKDGGKAGDTLGEELHRVYEAMQLAEVDKAPARASAILSGLGFSVVRQSWPTKSFSGGWRMRLALARALFSRPNLLLLDEPTNMLDIKAILWLEKYLQSWPTTLLVVSHDRNFLDTVPTDILYLRAQKIEAYRGNYEQFAKTKGERERNQQREYEAQQAKRAHVQEFIDRFRYNANRASSVQSKIKMLEKLPELKPMEKEGEVTLRFPDVEQLSPPILQLNEVSFSYTGGSDNVIFTGVNLTGSLQSRICIVGENGAGKTTLLKIITGTLSPTKGTVHVHRNLKFGYFSQHHVDQLDMRVCPVELLQNHFPGKPIEEYRRMLGSFGISGNLALQTISSLSGGQKSRVAFALMCAAMPNFLVLDEPTNHLDIESIEALGKALNTCQAGVILVSHDERLIRMVCTELWVCGEGSVRCIEGGFDEYRKIVERELEM
- the LOC143147025 gene encoding ATP-binding cassette sub-family F member 3 isoform X2 — encoded protein: MRQICVKLLEMLKGGSNDESVERKKNGVNKVLNAPVHLGTMAATLEAQVEQIKSIWVTTRDDGMKVDAKKLEKAEAKLQQKQEKRVNTESAGRVNTTNHSIEAASASQMTSKKDSRMETKGGVNKTQDIKIENFDVAYGDRILLQGADLTLAFGRRYGLIGRNGLGKTTLLRMISSKQLRIPSHIRVLHVEQEVAGNDTSALESVLECDQERSMLLSKEAELQATIEKDGGKAGDTLGEELHRVYEAMQLAEVDKAPARASAILSGLGFSVVRQSWPTKSFSGGWRMRLALARALFSRPNLLLLDEPTNMLDIKAILWLEKYLQSWPTTLLVVSHDRNFLDTVPTDILYLRAQKIEAYRGNYEQFAKTKGERERNQQREYEAQQAKRAHVQEFIDRFRYNANRASSVQSKIKMLEKLPELKPMEKEGEVTLRFPDVEQLSPPILQLNEVSFSYTGGSDNVIFTGVNLTGSLQSRICIVGENGAGKTTLLKIITGTLSPTKGTVHVHRNLKFGYFSQHHVDQLDMRVCPVELLQNHFPGKPIEEYRRMLGSFGISGNLALQTISSLSGGQKSRVAFALMCAAMPNFLVLDEPTNHLDIESIEALGKALNTCQAGVILVSHDERLIRMVCTELWVCGEGSVRCIEGGFDEYRKIVERELEM